TTAcgaatgttttatgtttagttacAAGTAATATTATCGACATCAGCGTCGATAACCTTCCTTGTTCCACACTAAACCATTAATTTTAGTCTCGACAGTAGAGAACTGTCTAATGTTAGATGCCAATAGTATTTTCAAAGTAGTAAGAAATGAAGATTTCTACAAGAGGACTTTTGGTGTCTTCTTTGATCCATTTGTGAGCGTTCTTTATCATTCACAGCTCAAATGAGAGGATTAAATTTATTCAGTCGCGTCACGCAATTAAACTACAAACAGTCATGTAGGAAAGCTGCTTCCATTAGAGACCTGCTCTCTAATTACTTTTGAATCCGAAtttaaactcacacacacacacacacacacacacacacacacacacacacacacacacacacacacacacatatatatatatatatatatatatatatatatatatatatatatatatatatatatatatatatatatatacatatatatatgtatgtggcaATCCCACCACCACTATGGTAGGAAGGTGCAGCTCTGGGCTCCCATTCGCCAAGTCCACAGATATACCCCTCCCTGTAACGACCACTCAGCTATAAAACGTGCATGCATCCGTTCCGGTTGTATGGCCTTATGTCCCGACAAATTTGACTAATTACCAAGTGCCTAATTCGCTGCTTTAAGTCGACGGAGGCACAGTGGGATTTCGTGGTCCAGGAGTAAATCACTCCAACTCGACTAGGAATCAAATCCTAAATCTTGTTAACGAGGCGAGTATTAATACCACTAGACCACGAAGCgcacaagtatttatatatatatatatatatatatatatatatatatatatatatatatatatatatatatatatatatatatataatatatatatatatatatatatatatatatatatatatacatatatatatatatatgtatatatatatatatatatatatatatatatatatatatatatatatatatgtgtgtgtgtgtgtgtgtgtatatatatatatatatatatatatatatatatatatatatatatatatgcgtgtactgtatatttatagacactcactatatatgtatatatatttgtatttatctatatatatgtatgtatatatgcatatatatatatatatatatatatatatatatatatatatatatatttatttatatatatatatatatttatttatctatatgtatgtgtgtgcgtgcgtacgcGAACACATAACATTTCACTTTATAAATCAAATACCTCAATATAACACAAATGCAACCtgattatattatctttctttctttcgttaaaATCATAAACTATATTCCAACGATAGTAACACGACAAACATCACATTCTTGAAAGCCAAAGGcttaaaaatgaaaacctgaaCGAAACTGGTATATAAGTGATGAAAAGCtgtgtcagtcagtcagtcatccCGTAAGGAAGACTGACGTAGGGTTAACGCGTCCTCATTCGCGGCGCAAGTGAACAGAtacttcatttccatatatattggCTGGTCCTTACAACAAGTAAGGAGGGGAGGCGGAGAAGGATCCACTAGGCTAGTGATCCGAGACACAATGGTCATTCATTCCAGCGCACAGCGCCGCCGGGAGGACCCAGTTTCCAAAGCTGTTCCAGACAGTCCTATTTCAAAGTGATTCCTCTCAATCCCCCTGGCGGTCATTATGAAAAGTAAATTGCTCAGAGCAGTCTTCGTTTAATGTTGTAACTTGACGCAAGTGTGCTGAAACGACATCGAATGTTGGCTGTCTTTTGGAGtggaaatagtttttatttttttcttcttcttcttccgacaGAATTGCCTTTCTAGATAGAGAGGTCAGTTAAATGGATCTGTGAGGAAAGAAAACAATGGGAAAATAGGAGATGGACGTTCAAGGCAGATATTGTGCAAAGTAGTTTTTAACGAGTATAGAGAATTCTATAAACAGCTTCGTTTTATCGTTTCTTAAACGACTGCAAGCAAACATATTGTCAcatcttctttttaacgtgctttttcccattttttgtatggggtggcTACTCCACACTGCGAAACTTCCTAATACTGGGAAATGAAAAGCTTCCACTCGAACTACGGATCTTGAATAGATCTCGGGTTATTCCGCTGAAGAGAAAAAAGTACGAATTCCGACCCTAGTGCTTGAAacattatttccataataattaGGAGCTTTTTCAATAAAACGTGGCATATCTCCTGACAATATCTGAATTTCCCTTGTACAATGGCTCGTAAGTCATACCATCACAAGATGGTTTACAAATTTTGATCGCCAATTAGACGGCAGCAATGTGTTAATAAATTCTGTTGTGGCATGTCCCTTCAATGCTTTCTTcccaagaaattaaaaatatctcaaGATGGCCGCTGTCATCCCTATCGAGACCAACAGGCAAGTCATCCTAGGGATTAGAAGtagaaaacaacatatgttgggTAGAGAGAGCACTTACATATATACCCAAGTGTAGCTGATATCTCCTCAGTGTATCGATACCTGAAGAGGAACTGtatgtctttgaaagcttgtactttgtgaattaaagaatctggaatctaaaccgtCCCGTCTTAGTGAAGCGTAATACGAGtattatgaatatgtatgcaCAGAAGTTGAGTGGCTGTTTTGTGaaatatctgtctctctatctatctatctatctatatgtgtgtatatatatacacaaatgtaggtgtacgtgtgtgtatgtgtgcatgtttgtttgaGTGTATGGGAAGGTGGGTGGATGGGTGCATTCCTTGGCATTCCTGTGAGATTGTAAGTGCAGTGATAGCAACTGGTACTACCTAAACACTGTTATCCTAGGAAGTGCCCGTGGCTGTGGATACAAATGAGCCGTCTGTCCCGAGACAGAAAGCTTAATGTTGTGAGCCCCTTGGAGTGTGGAAATGATCAGTTCACCTCCTTCTCTTTACGTAAACGGTAATCAcatatgaaagtaattctaactACTACCTAAGTACCTCTATGAATGGAGTGACACCACAAGTCGGAAAGTACAGGTGTAGGCGCAAAGCTGTGAGATATTGCAGTAGACTATTAAGTGGCCCATGTTTCCAGACGATGGAATGTTAGTTCGAGGTGTTAGGAGAAACTGCAAAAAATTAATGCGTAATTATCTTCATTCCTCTATCCTACACCATTACACGCTCTGTTATTTACTACTCAGGGACAAAGATCTTGGTTATAGAGTTCTATACACTCTCCCGGAAGTGACTTGTCTATCGACGTAGCCATCATGCTCACGAAACGAATTTTCCAAAAGACTGACGCACATcgtccgttgtttctctttccttcgtggaatttgtcgttatatatatatatatatatatatatatatatatatatatgtgtgtgtgtgtgtgtgtgtgtgtgtgtgtgtgtgtgtgtgtgtgtgtgtgtgtgtgtgtgtctacacaaTTCTTTTTATGTTACCTACGTTACTTACGTCTCAAAATTATTTATGTGATTTAATCGACTAGGATGATAATAGTAACAAAGTTTaatcttttctgagagagagagagagagagagagagagagagagaatcacccacAATGGCCCAAGACCATCCATGGCGGACAGTAGAGACGATAGCCGTCCAAGAGCCGAATATGTCATGAACATGGTCTGTTGAACCTATCGAACCAATTCAGCAAATATTTGACAGCATTCCGTGAAGCGGATGAGGCAAGAGGTATAATGGCTAAGAAGGCGTCTGTTCTGAGATTCACTGTTCTGAGACCAACACAGCAACTCCGAATCTCGTTACTCATTTGcagatataatgatatatttccgGAGACtgcagtaaaatataattttatgtaaattttatacaattttaatgACAGTGCGTAATTCCCTAACTTTCGTTTCAttctatttttcacattttggagTGACAAAGACGTATGTAAATTTATAACTTGAACAATTATTTAGTTGCGGTTTTTCCTTCGTCTTTGAATGAAATAAGATCGTTCATACATGATTACttccactgaaaataaaattatgtggtTTATCAAAGACTAACAATGCTTTGGTACTATATAAGTGTAATCTTCATATCTTTCTAATTCTTCAAGAAAATAGTCACTGGGGTTTCATTACAGTTtcaatttagtcatttttttcacctttctcctaAGAATTACCTGCATACAACAACAACTAGGCATGATGTGCAGTCTCTTTAGGAAGAATCACGAGTCATACGCTTTGATTTTCCATGGTGTCTGTTGCTTTGACAGCTGAAACCCCGACTTTGTGGCAGTTTAACTGAATGTTGTCTTAAGGCTGTTTGTTGAAGCAAATGTCTCTCCTCTTAGAGTCTTAATATCCTCCTAATCATTGCCCTTTAGTCAAGCAGGCAAGAGAGCCAGCGCACCTGTTACTGTACTCCTTTGTTTTTTGGTTACTAGGCATTTCCGTACTAATGCATTTCACAGGGGAAAGCTTCTTGTCAGTTTTGGAaaaagtttaaccaaaccactggcTTAATACCCTGCTGATCACAAGTTTTTTCTCATAAAAGAGAATAGAATTAATTATATCTCATCTAATAAATTACAGTTCCATTAACCTTATACTGCCGTAGAATAGactggaaatgataaaattacgAGTTTGATCATTCTCACAAAAATGCTTTTGCCTATTGCATTCTCTAAGATATAGGACTTGAATGGGGACTCGTCTGCAATTTCAgcatctttttttcctttaatggcTAAGAAAGCAGGAAGCCAATGCAATTCAGCATTTATACCAGTTTACGGTGATCCATGGGAAGAGTTAAGTTTCTTGTACTATGAAGAACGTATATATATTCTGATCTTTCCtgtcactaaaaaaaattctggtcaTTTTGCAAACAGAGCTCTCATAGATTTTGCATATCAAACGTTCCTCCTCTACCCTCACAAATCAAAAGGATATGTCCacagacaattattattatttttattattattattcaaattcatACTACATTTTATAGCTTGAAAGGTAAACAACCAACTAGCTAGTCTACCAGGGTTGATCATCAAATAACCTGGTAGCATGCCATAGCCTAACCTTAGCTTAGCAAAGGTAGCCTAACTTGGCATAGCCGTCAGGAATGCTAAtttttctctctgtccctctccacAGACTATGACATACAGCTTAAGTCTTGGCTAGCAATGAAAATCTtaagttattcttacaggctagcctaacttagactgtacattgtaaataagtattttgaaTTACAGGTCAGTATGACTGTGACATGTTACATAGCTTTATATATGTACCCCCGGGTAATAATTGCACTTGAAGCTGTACAAATAGCTTCTATGTCATGGTTCAAATGCATTGATCTGGTTCTAGTGTACTGTACTATCCCCTGAATCACAACTGTATGAATTAATGCAGATTGTAATTACGTgaatactgtaattaaataaatagtttctcCTGTAAAATATGCGAGTAGCCTCATAGGTTCAGATAAGCCTTAAAAATGTCTGCAGGTCAGTGTAGGAAGCCTGTTGTTAATAACATGTAACATGTGAGATTCAGGACTGATTTTGGCAATTTTGTGGTTAAGATTTCCTGACAAGAACAAAGAACGAGACCACTACCTTACTTGGGTTAGAAACTGCAGAAGGGATAAAGAGCCCAACGATGGATCAAGCACATGCAGCAAAGCAAGCATTTTCTGCCAAAGACATTTTCAAGCCTCCTGGTATGCATGAGCTTAAGTTTCTGCAACAGACTTTGAAGTCCAGAATATGTTGAGAGGCAACAGTGTGGCCATCAAAGCAGATTTAGTCTAATAAGAAGTAACCAGAAGGGGTAAGCCGACATGTACGCCAGTCTGGCAATGGCAAGATTTTTACAGCCCTGCAAAGTacaatattaattgtatccctattaatagtaaattttaaattcttataaaatGATTGTACAGACTATTGAATATTGGCCTCACATGCACACTACATCGACAACACATTTGTGCAGGCTGATTATGAGAACGAAGTAGACACTCCGGCGCACTTTCCAGGAATGCAGCTTGCTAAATTATACAGTGGAATTCAGCAGTAGTGGACAGCTTCCCCTTCTCGACGTTCTCGTCTGCAAGCCCGACAATGGCCTGAGAACCTCCGTGTACACGAAGCAGACCAACCTTGGCCTCTGCCTTAATGGAAACAGTGAGTGTCCTGCAAGATATAATACCACCATCCAGGCCTTTGTAAGGAGGGCCTCAACGCACTGTTCATCCTGGCAGGACACCCACCAAAAACTCAACCACGTCTCCCAAATGCTCGTGAAAAACGGATTTTCCAACAAGCAATAAGGAAATACGTACAGCATTGGATTGGTGGTATGACAAACGTGAACAGCCGCATCcacaagaaagaattaaaatgtaCTATAAAGCAAGAATGCACCCTAAATACCTGGAGGATCAACccacacaaagaaaattattgcagaGAATGTATCCACTACTGATGTGAACACCCAACTGAACCTCTTCATTTACTACCAAAATAGGCACACAGGAGACCTGATGAACAACCTGGACCTGCCGATAGGAGATCCCTAGACGGACAAACATGGGATACCATTTCAAATGCCCAGTCTGTGGATGTCCCAGCTCATATATAGGTAAGAGACCACCATGAAACTGGGTAAGAGGATTTGCTGTCATGCACAAGAAGGTGCTAAAAACTCCATACTGGCCTGGTTAACGGCCGGGGTTCCATTTCCTGCTGAGcactgctaactgaaaatcggcagtAGTATCATTAATACCTCACTTAACGGCGCCGTTAACCGGATATCGGCGCCGCCAACCGTAGATCGGcaccaaaaatccagttaatgGCGTCGCTAGACAaacgccataaaaccagatcatcGTTAACTGATGCTGCCAGTAAGCACGGACTGCCTGTATGAGGGATTTCCATCATACGAGCATCGCAATAAATACGAGTGTCAAGAACACCGACATAATTGGAATGGCCCCAGACTCGGGACGCCTAAGGTTGCCAGAGGCGCTCTTAATACAGCATATGAAGCCCTTATCAAATACAACCCAGGTAGTTCTCTTCCTGCCCACCTGCATTAGATGACCTACTGTGCAAAAGCCTGCAAAGACACCATAGCAAGCGACACTCCTGGCCCTGCAGTGCAAGATCCAGCTAAGTCACCCGGCCACCAATGAAAATATTCGCTGGATAATACCATGCAGTGATATCACGCAACATCACACACCAGCCCGGTCGTTCGGCGAGACTACAGCAGCGCGACCATCAAGCTTGAGACTTTGGCTTGAAGAGAATTCTCGCCTGCCAATCAACGGCACACATGTCGCCTCAGCCAATCAGCAGGCAGCATGCAGTTGACCCCCTGCTGACCATCCCGTATATAAAGAGTAGGACCCAGCATGAACATCAGTCTGCTCCCATCCTTTACTGTGAACATGCTCAGCAGAGGCTGAGAGAAACATTGGCCTAAAATTCTTCCTTAAACTTCTGAAGTGGAGTAACAACACTACGGACTGGAGCAACTCTGCGGACCATGACCCCCATATTTCACTTACCAGATATACATCGGAAATAAATTATGTCCTGATTCACAACTATTTCCTTCTCCAGAAATAACAAATATCGGAGTTACCGGCACaatgcagtaaccaagaaaagtcagttattagaaaaatagagaaaactatataaattgaatgcagctgatgcagcaatcaccttcataataataataataataataatgatatgagtaaggtatggaaaaaaaaaagcagaatataTTTCAgagtttaatatttctatttcataTACAAGCAAACTTTGCATTTATTGGTACAATACACTCTTCTCCAAAGATAAATTTATCAACTTGTATGTACAAGGCTACTCTTTACTTTCAAGTTAAAATAATTAGTACATGTACATTAGTCTTAAAAACACATTAATCCTTAAGATTCCATATGCAATAAGTATAGTAAATATACCAGTTTTCATTAGGTTGGTAAATAACCTAAAATATCTTTTGGCTAATCATTAAAAGTTTACAGACTTTTCCAACAACATGCAAATCATGATACCAGTGCTGCATCATAGTACTATTTCTGATAATCAAAAGAACATTTGTTATGATATGGAGGACATATTTTCCAGCACAGATAGTCCAGTGGcaactaatatatatttaagtcCTATCTTTTATTCTACTCTAAGTATTTATCTAGTTCATGACTGAGCGGGATGCGATTTGACCCCACCTCCACCAGAAGCCGAATTATCTGAGAAAGACGACCCACCACGGAAGCCATTCATAACTGAATGGTTCGTTAGCAATGGACCGCTGCTGATTGCTGAAGTATCAACAGTTGTGGTACTGGAATCTGCCATATCCCTATAAAGTGGAACATTGCTGCCATCAGCAGAGCTAGGATTCACTTCTGAAGTACTGTCTGTTGAAATATGCACTGACGGTTCTAAGCTCCTGGGACTGTTCGATGCTGATGAAGACTGTGGTGGAGGTGTATCACCACCTGAAGCCCTTCCaccttcatttgttatttttacaatcCCAGTCTTGCTATCAATTAAATAACTGAAATCAAGTTCTTGATGATAAGCTGGACTACCCAATCTTGGCTGATGAAGCAGCGTGTAAGGTAAACGTTCAGGATGCTTCTTCTCGAGATGAGTATTGAGGGTTTCCTGACGAACAAACTCTAAATTACAGGGAGAGCAAGTAAATGGTTTATCTACCCGGTGAATAAGCTCGTGACGTTGCATTTTATCTTTCCTTGTAAAAGATTTTCCACAGTGCTGACAAACAAAAGGTCTTTCACCAGTGTGAATAATTGCATGGCGAGTAAGCTTGTCTTTGCGTGTGTATGCCTTTCCACACAACATGCATACGTACGGCCGCTCACCAGTATGAATACGCGTGTGAACTCTTAAACCTTCAGATCTTAGGAATCCCTGACCGCAGGCATCACAGTGATATGGAAAATTGTTGCTGTGTGTTCGAATGTGATTCTTCAATTTGTCACCTCGAGATAAAACCTTCCCACAAATATTGCAGATCTTTTTAGCATCCCATCTTTCACctgcaaaaggtaaaaaaagtacAGCTGTAGACACTATAACTGTCATTAAATTGTACATGTTAAAAGAATACATTGAGTGATTCTAAACTAGAAAAATGGATACTTCACCATGATTAACATACCGGAATTTTTTAACATAAACGTTTTCTCGTTTTAAGGATGAAATAAGGGAAATCTGATAGGAAGAATTgcaaactgaaatattttatcacaacTCACATAGCCTACTGCAGTGGTAATCAGAATTAGGTCTTCATAAAACAAACAAGTTATGCTACATAGCGAAGTGCTGtatacaaattaataagtaatagGATTGCTACAAAATATAACCTCCACAGTTATTACACGAACACTGACTCTGGttaataattcaaatgaaagtaTGAAATTTGGGCCACATGGCCCAGCACTGAGGCCTGGGAGGCCATTCAGCACCATCATGGCAATgaagataagaatttttttttaaatgttgccaTTATGAAACAATCACACAGGCACATACACTATAATGCATAAAATTATGCATAACATTCAAACTCTTTcataaatttaacaaataaattacaaatactgTGATTTAAATGCTGTTCAAAcctcaattttcctttaaatatgccATAGGGAGCTCAACTAAAACCACTTCAATAACCGATCACAATGAATACACCCTGGAGCACCACTATCATCTACAATGTACTTATAGAGTTAGGTATGCCTATACTGTACTCAATGGGCTTAAAATAACTTAATAATTAGAAGTAAAAGGTTGGCCATGACACCAATAGCCCACTGAGTGGGCCTTGAAATTACAAACCCCACAATTACACAGTTTAACAATTAAATGACCTGTAAAATTAGGTGtcaataaacaaattcattgaaTTTGTAAGTTTATATAAATTGTTGAACCATGTTGGCACGAGTTATAGTGCACCTCAACCCAGCAGGCTTCACTACCTGCCCTATACAGCATCCTCAATCACTATCTCACCATACTGCAgcctacagtgaaccccccatatttgtgggggatgcgtactgcaccaCCCCCCAcgcgcgaatagctaaaatctgcgaatatttaaaacccctctaaaaacacttagaactgcccattttgatagtttaaacacaagaaaaaccctgtaaaatgctaatacctgagtattttaatagttttatcacaaaaagtgcatttattcatgaaaattatatgaaaatacagtaatcagtgaatatttctcagtgaaaaatactgcaaatgggtgaattttccgcgaataatgggtagatatgttccacagagaaacccgcgaatgcgagTCTGCAAAttatgagaacgcaaatacggggggtttattgtacagtatataaatttacatacattccTACAAAAGAGGTTATAGGAACTGAGACaaataaaatgtacaatggaACAACTCCAGAGGACTTAATAAATCCATGTTTATTGACTTACTAAATCTCAGTTTATGACTGACTTCTTATATTTAATAACGAGCATTATAAACAACACGATGGACTAGCCCTGGGTACTACATATCAGCTATCTggcatttttcctttgattttatgaGACTAGATGGTTAAACCcattttatattcaatatattggAAGTATTGACAATACCTTCATTATACTTGAACAAAAAAGTGATGCAATAAGATTCTTTTTCTCAATTCAAAACATCTTAACATGATAATTTTCAAGATATAATTAACtgtttggatacttacctactgttaaagttagctttatcttcaCGCCGTTTGGTGCGATcagcatttagaaaaaaagaatcaaaatatGCTTGGCTAACCCGCCAGGACTGTTACTGTAGTCATCTGtatttcttcatgaccacccactaaggtgtggggaggctgggtgggctTCCATTTTAATAGTTGTTAAGTATCctagtaattaattttatcaagaaaattatcatttgGAATGAATCTCACCTACTggtaaagttagctgactaccacagtGAATAAGGATGGTGAGTTAGCACAGCCAGAGAAACAGGGTTCGGCCAAGCTAACTAAAAGCTTTTCTAAAAGGGgagaaaaagcttctcaacattcctgtctgatgtgtgatccttactggtaAGTACTGTCACCAGACGCTGAAACAGGATGTAAGGTTCTCGTAGCGACACTTGTCAGAGTCCTTACAGGGAAAAAAGGACTCTATCTCGTAAAGTACTGGTGACTCCTGTGCCAGAGTTGAAAGCCATAAccgacagtccaaaactaaagacaactaccacCATTAGATACACCTATACACCAAAAGTGCACcatcatgctccaaaaattcAATAGCGGAACTTCTAACAACTAACAATGAGATAGAAAGCAAGGCTACTATtatatttggttcaggagaaagagTCCGTGCCACAATGAAGGACTAAGGGATTAATACCTCATGCTAAAATTGAACATTCACAAATAATGAGGCAAAAAGAGCTATAACTCTGCTGAGCTGCTGGACAACTGaggttttaaaagaaataaagacatgcTTATGCTAaggaagccatgaggattatttccAAAAAAGGTAGACTCAGAAATCAATTCTGTGTGCATAGGCTTTAACCATCTTGGACATAGGAGTGTTTGGCCTTCTAACACCACAGATACATTTTTAACTTCTCTTACAGGTTATGTTTGTGCAggtaaacccttaagagttctaactggacataaggcAGCCATTATTCCATTGCTACCTAATTAGTTAGATTAGGTGTCGTCACACATCTACGAAAGGCTTTCAGTTCTaaatcttttctctaagcaatgaaagaagagagagagaggttgccactagagcaaagccaaagaacaagaaagggcttgaagctcactgaTATAAACTCTTAATAGTTCTAATCTGGACATAAAGACAGCCACTTCTTCATTccctaccaaagcagttaaatttgGCACTAATAAAACTGGGAAGGGCTTCCACCTCTATGCCaaaaaagtttacttttattatctgtggtataagtggctcgacatttactatggccatccacaCAAGTATATGCACATGCTTTTAcgtgtacatttcaccgtatgcatatacattatatattgtggGGTCGGAgctattatattaattaaaaactactCTTTTTTCCAATAGATACGGGTaggcccatgtcctgtcattgcctcaaaatataagaaattgacgtgtaggcctatgcccggCACTGGCTCAAATcgtaagaattttatatgtaggcctaatcttacaatgatattaacatgtgacttgcaggattatgatgaattaataccctaTTATCAGAACTGGCTGCAAAAGTCTATGctttatttcaattaatgtggtctatgtggagtcgcttatgtaggccaacaccaatttaaaagaaaaagaaaaagcaagatgcttgtgaaTTTACGCTGTGcatgatcaaaataataaaaaagatgcacagacagaatgatccaagttcttcgtaatgatatataacttaatacagtatcttttatcagagatatcagttgcatacttcacaattccggggaactcaaatctgtggcgtcatcattcatgcatggagctcaacatgaccgaacggagtcaaatccgtactggcaatcattttggactgttaactagtgtgacatcattcccccttcgagagctagccaatcactggtgtgcaacgggtggggcttagctgcaaggggccatggattttgcttataatcaaggttaccaaaaatagatatatctttgaGTGggctcagtataatgctgtatgagccacggcccatgaaactttaagcatgggccagtggtggcatatcctatatcattgccagaagcacgattacagcATTCATTATCTCATGACAGTTTATTagttataaaaatagtttaatcagactaataaactgaaaatcgtaactttcaccaaaaaaattactgtaatttcttccTGGGTCCGTTTCCTTGGTTCCATGATGATCCTAGGCAAAAAATTTCCTGCTGGTCTAAGTTGCTATCACTTACATTTCTACCTTGGTCCT
This genomic stretch from Macrobrachium rosenbergii isolate ZJJX-2024 chromosome 6, ASM4041242v1, whole genome shotgun sequence harbors:
- the LOC136839653 gene encoding uncharacterized protein; its protein translation is MDHFLCGLDSTQNAWYNSRPVASAHEFAIGNSSFQLIPITTSNITAGIHNVTDVSEFCNSNSGSDSSSANPNSAFKPLHEVKIKSEDDPRTEHERQDDETLVPSMALTPLSTNKSHKSKSGERWDAKKICNICGKVLSRGDKLKNHIRTHSNNFPYHCDACGQGFLRSEGLRVHTRIHTGERPYVCMLCGKAYTRKDKLTRHAIIHTGERPFVCQHCGKSFTRKDKMQRHELIHRVDKPFTCSPCNLEFVRQETLNTHLEKKHPERLPYTLLHQPRLGSPAYHQELDFSYLIDSKTGIVKITNEGGRASGGDTPPPQSSSASNSPRSLEPSVHISTDSTSEVNPSSADGSNVPLYRDMADSSTTTVDTSAISSGPLLTNHSVMNGFRGGSSFSDNSASGGGGVKSHPAQS